A region from the Sutcliffiella horikoshii genome encodes:
- a CDS encoding helix-turn-helix domain-containing protein: MNKFLSVREVAERLQKSEETVKRWIRTGKFPNALKESDKQGWQIPEQDIHTLLTENQDSPIKVNNALDQEPLYPTHDGHSKELVLLAYQAVTMTSPTQTMINILSHIGIKRTLEILLTMQQSPKKVKNPEGFIKKAISKGWTPSTLPIKKERNFTRIQRTTSPENEQRSIPFYNWLEED; this comes from the coding sequence ATGAACAAGTTCCTTTCCGTTAGAGAAGTAGCTGAGAGGCTTCAAAAAAGCGAGGAAACCGTTAAAAGATGGATTCGTACTGGAAAGTTTCCGAATGCTCTTAAAGAATCCGACAAGCAAGGTTGGCAAATACCAGAGCAAGACATCCATACATTACTAACCGAAAATCAAGATTCACCGATTAAAGTGAATAATGCATTGGATCAAGAACCGCTTTACCCAACACATGATGGACATTCAAAAGAATTAGTTTTATTAGCATATCAAGCAGTTACTATGACTTCACCTACCCAAACGATGATTAACATTCTTAGTCATATTGGAATCAAACGAACTTTGGAAATATTGCTTACAATGCAACAATCACCTAAGAAAGTCAAGAATCCCGAAGGGTTTATTAAAAAGGCAATTAGTAAAGGGTGGACTCCTTCTACTTTACCAATCAAGAAAGAGAGAAACTTTACGAGAATCCAAAGGACTACATCACCTGAGAACGAACAAAGGTCTATCCCTTTTTACAACTGGTTGGAAGAGGATTGA
- a CDS encoding heavy metal translocating P-type ATPase translates to MPKQQVKTADQATKTYRVEGFTCTNCAGIFENNVNNLEGVIDAKVNFGASKITIQGNTTIEELEKAGAFENLKIRGEREKATERGPFWKQKENIKVYISAILLAVSWFLGEQYGEEHILPTIGYALSILIGGYSLFIKGLKNLVRLKFDMNTLMTVAILGASAIGEWGEGATVVILFAVSEALERYSMDKARQSIKSLMDISPKEALIRRGNQELMVPVEDIQIDDIMIVKPGQKLAMDGVVIKGTSTLNQAAITGESVPVAKTIDDEVFAGTLNEEGLLEVKVTKRVEDTTLSKIIHLVEEAQAEKAPSQAFVDRFAKYYTPGIIILALLLAVIPPLFMGGDWSEWIYRGLAVLVVGCPCALVISTPVSIVTAIGNSAKNGVLIKGGVHLEEAGALKIIAFDKTGTITKGVPAVTDIINYDGDERELLTITTAIEKGSQHPLASAIIRKAEEDGLNANSVVVEDFQSITGKGVKATVNGDIYYVGSPKLFEEILPNNIASDIKEQITTLQKQGKTVMVLGTEKAILSLIAVADEIRESSREIIKKLHEVGIEKTVMLTGDNMATAEAIGKQIGVSEIKAELLPEDKLNYIKELRKGNKSVAMVGDGVNDAPALASATVGVAMGGAGTDTALETADIALMSDDLSKLPYTIKLSRKTLAIIKQNITFSLAIKLVALLLIVPGWLTLWLAIFADMGATLIVTLNSLRLLKVKE, encoded by the coding sequence ATGCCTAAACAACAAGTAAAAACAGCAGACCAAGCAACAAAAACATATCGAGTAGAAGGATTCACTTGTACCAACTGTGCAGGTATTTTTGAAAATAACGTTAATAATTTAGAGGGTGTAATTGATGCAAAAGTAAATTTTGGAGCATCAAAAATTACCATACAAGGAAATACCACTATTGAAGAATTGGAAAAAGCGGGAGCATTTGAAAACCTTAAAATACGAGGTGAAAGAGAAAAGGCAACTGAACGAGGGCCTTTCTGGAAGCAAAAAGAAAACATTAAGGTATATATTTCAGCTATTCTTCTTGCTGTAAGTTGGTTTTTAGGAGAGCAATACGGCGAAGAACATATCCTACCAACAATCGGATATGCTTTGTCTATCCTTATTGGAGGATACTCTTTATTTATTAAAGGGCTGAAAAATTTAGTTCGTCTCAAATTTGATATGAACACCCTGATGACAGTTGCAATTTTAGGTGCATCAGCCATCGGAGAATGGGGAGAAGGAGCAACCGTTGTTATTCTCTTTGCGGTCAGTGAGGCATTAGAACGCTATTCAATGGATAAAGCAAGACAATCGATTAAATCATTAATGGATATCTCTCCAAAAGAGGCATTAATCAGACGTGGCAATCAAGAATTGATGGTTCCCGTTGAAGATATTCAGATAGACGACATTATGATCGTGAAACCAGGACAAAAATTAGCCATGGATGGTGTGGTAATTAAGGGAACTTCAACCTTAAATCAAGCGGCCATTACAGGTGAATCCGTTCCAGTTGCTAAAACAATCGATGATGAAGTATTTGCAGGAACTTTAAATGAAGAAGGATTATTGGAAGTTAAAGTAACAAAACGAGTGGAAGATACAACCCTTTCAAAAATCATTCATTTAGTTGAAGAGGCTCAGGCAGAGAAAGCTCCTTCCCAAGCATTTGTGGATCGCTTTGCAAAATATTACACACCAGGAATCATTATTCTGGCTCTTTTATTAGCAGTCATTCCCCCATTATTTATGGGTGGAGATTGGAGTGAATGGATCTATCGTGGTTTAGCTGTTTTAGTCGTAGGCTGTCCTTGTGCATTGGTTATTTCAACACCTGTTTCTATTGTAACGGCTATTGGAAACTCAGCTAAAAATGGGGTTCTTATTAAAGGTGGTGTCCACTTAGAAGAAGCAGGAGCATTGAAAATTATCGCATTCGATAAAACAGGAACCATCACAAAAGGCGTTCCTGCTGTAACAGATATTATCAATTATGATGGTGACGAACGTGAATTATTGACTATCACAACGGCAATAGAAAAAGGATCTCAACATCCATTAGCATCGGCTATTATCCGAAAAGCAGAAGAAGATGGATTAAATGCAAATAGTGTCGTAGTTGAAGATTTCCAATCCATTACAGGTAAAGGCGTAAAAGCAACTGTAAATGGTGACATCTATTATGTAGGTAGTCCAAAATTGTTTGAAGAAATTCTTCCAAATAATATTGCATCTGATATTAAAGAACAAATTACTACCCTTCAAAAACAAGGAAAAACCGTAATGGTTTTAGGTACTGAAAAAGCAATCCTTTCCTTGATTGCTGTAGCTGATGAAATAAGAGAATCATCAAGAGAAATCATTAAGAAACTTCATGAAGTTGGTATCGAAAAAACAGTGATGCTAACAGGCGATAATATGGCAACAGCAGAAGCAATCGGAAAACAAATCGGAGTATCCGAAATTAAAGCAGAATTGTTACCAGAAGACAAATTAAACTATATCAAAGAGTTACGTAAAGGTAATAAGAGTGTTGCAATGGTCGGTGATGGTGTCAATGATGCCCCTGCACTTGCATCTGCAACGGTAGGTGTTGCAATGGGTGGTGCAGGAACGGATACGGCTTTAGAAACAGCCGACATCGCTTTAATGTCAGATGATCTAAGTAAATTACCATACACCATCAAACTCAGCCGTAAAACGTTGGCTATAATTAAACAAAATATCACTTTCTCATTGGCCATAAAATTAGTAGCACTACTATTAATCGTTCCTGGTTGGTTGACCTTGTGGTTAGCGATATTTGCTGATATGGGGGCAACATTAATCGTTACTCTCAACAGCTTGCGACTTTTAAAAGTTAAAGAATAA
- the phnC gene encoding phosphonate ABC transporter ATP-binding protein, producing MIQFKDVSLVYPNGTQGLKNINVTINEGEFVVIVGLSGAGKSTFIRSINRLVTPTDGELNVDNENILTYRNNDLRKLRTKVGMIFQNYNLVKRSNVLKNVLAGRLGYTGTLRSTFNLFKKEDLALAYESLKRVNIEEKLYNRADELSGGQQQRVSIARVLTQKPKYILADEPVASLDPPTSHQVMTYLKKINKEDKITTIVNLHFIDMAMEYADRIIGMRAGEVVFDGPVSEVSEKTFEQIYGRAIREDDLRGGVEQ from the coding sequence ATGATACAGTTCAAAGATGTTTCCTTGGTTTATCCAAATGGAACGCAAGGGTTGAAGAATATTAATGTGACTATTAATGAGGGCGAATTTGTGGTAATTGTCGGCTTGTCCGGTGCAGGTAAATCAACATTTATAAGAAGTATTAACAGATTGGTTACTCCGACTGATGGAGAGCTAAATGTAGACAATGAAAATATTTTAACTTACCGAAACAATGACTTGAGAAAATTACGAACTAAAGTGGGGATGATTTTTCAGAACTATAATCTTGTAAAAAGATCGAATGTTTTGAAAAATGTACTTGCTGGTCGTTTAGGATATACAGGAACACTTCGTTCCACCTTTAACCTATTCAAAAAAGAAGATTTAGCACTTGCTTATGAAAGCTTGAAGCGTGTAAATATAGAAGAAAAATTATATAACCGTGCGGATGAATTGAGTGGAGGACAGCAGCAACGTGTAAGTATTGCCCGTGTTTTGACGCAGAAGCCTAAATACATCCTTGCAGATGAGCCGGTTGCCTCACTTGACCCTCCAACCTCTCATCAGGTTATGACGTACCTGAAAAAGATCAATAAAGAAGATAAAATTACAACCATTGTAAACCTTCATTTTATTGATATGGCAATGGAGTATGCAGATCGTATTATTGGCATGAGAGCAGGCGAGGTAGTATTCGACGGTCCGGTATCAGAAGTGTCCGAGAAAACGTTCGAACAAATCTATGGGCGTGCAATTCGTGAGGACGATTTGCGCGGAGGTGTAGAACAGTGA
- a CDS encoding bifunctional metallophosphatase/5'-nucleotidase, translating to MKLNLTILETSDVHGSIVPINYGNNEYTPLGLAKVSTILKEERTNGRHVLVIDNGDLIQGTPLTYHYVKKQSNEENPMIRVLNHLNYDAAVVGNHEFNYGMDVLKQAVKSSAFPWLCANILNEQSRKPFLGKPYIIKQYDSVKVAVLGVTTHYIPNWEDPSHLKGLTFEEALKSTEKWVDFIKEKENPDLLIVSYHGGFEKDPASGEVTENLTGENQGYEICEKIAGIDILLTGHQHRTIATTINDVLVLQPGVNGQMVGKATISFEKTAGKWEIADKKAELIPVEQVEPDKKITELIQDDETATQKWLDTPMGKIKGAMLVEDAHQIRLGDNPLIEFINKVQMKVSGADISNTALFHNNSPGFPTSVTMRDIVSNYIYPNTLKVIKITGQDIKDALERSASYFMIGKSGELEVNPSFTTPKPQHYNYDMWEGIEYILDIRKPIGERVVKLARDGREIDRNQEFEVVMNNYRAGGGGDYTMYRDKPVVKDIPMDMSELIANYILEEKVIEATVDRNWKVIWKDEDN from the coding sequence TTGAAGCTGAATTTGACCATATTAGAAACAAGTGACGTCCATGGCTCCATCGTGCCGATAAACTATGGAAATAATGAATATACACCACTGGGCCTGGCAAAGGTGTCCACCATTCTAAAAGAAGAGAGAACAAATGGGCGGCATGTATTAGTTATAGACAATGGAGACCTTATACAAGGAACGCCATTAACCTATCACTATGTAAAAAAGCAATCAAATGAAGAAAATCCAATGATTCGTGTGTTAAATCATCTAAATTATGATGCTGCAGTAGTAGGGAACCATGAGTTTAATTATGGCATGGATGTGTTGAAACAAGCTGTTAAATCTTCTGCTTTTCCATGGTTGTGTGCCAATATTCTAAATGAGCAAAGTAGAAAACCCTTTTTAGGAAAGCCTTATATCATTAAACAATATGATTCTGTTAAAGTTGCCGTCCTCGGAGTGACAACCCATTACATACCTAATTGGGAGGACCCTTCTCATCTAAAAGGCTTAACGTTTGAAGAAGCGTTAAAATCCACGGAAAAGTGGGTAGATTTTATTAAGGAAAAAGAAAATCCTGATCTACTCATAGTCAGCTACCATGGTGGATTCGAAAAGGATCCTGCTTCTGGGGAAGTAACGGAAAACCTGACCGGAGAGAATCAAGGCTATGAGATCTGTGAAAAAATAGCGGGTATCGATATTCTCCTCACAGGTCACCAGCACCGTACCATTGCAACAACGATAAATGATGTTCTTGTCCTCCAACCCGGCGTTAATGGTCAAATGGTTGGTAAAGCAACCATTTCCTTTGAAAAGACAGCAGGGAAGTGGGAGATTGCGGATAAGAAAGCGGAGTTAATACCAGTAGAACAAGTGGAACCTGATAAAAAAATAACAGAATTAATTCAAGATGATGAAACAGCCACACAAAAATGGCTTGATACACCGATGGGAAAAATTAAAGGTGCTATGTTGGTCGAAGATGCACATCAAATTCGCTTAGGCGATAACCCACTAATCGAATTCATCAATAAGGTTCAAATGAAGGTATCCGGTGCAGATATTTCTAATACTGCTCTATTTCATAATAACTCTCCTGGGTTTCCAACGAGTGTAACTATGAGAGACATTGTTTCAAATTATATCTATCCAAATACATTGAAGGTAATTAAAATTACAGGCCAAGATATAAAGGATGCCCTTGAGAGATCTGCCTCTTATTTTATGATTGGAAAAAGCGGCGAATTAGAGGTGAACCCTTCCTTTACCACCCCAAAACCGCAACATTATAATTACGACATGTGGGAGGGTATTGAGTATATCTTGGACATCAGGAAGCCAATTGGGGAGAGAGTAGTGAAATTAGCAAGAGACGGGCGTGAAATCGATAGGAATCAAGAATTCGAAGTGGTTATGAACAACTACCGTGCAGGCGGTGGCGGTGACTATACCATGTATCGAGATAAACCGGTAGTAAAGGATATCCCTATGGACATGTCCGAACTAATTGCTAACTACATTCTTGAAGAAAAAGTGATAGAAGCGACAGTAGATCGGAACTGGAAGGTAATATGGAAAGATGAAGACAATTAA
- the merR gene encoding Hg(II)-responsive transcriptional regulator, with the protein MKYRISELAERCGVNKETIRYYERLGLLSEPFRTKAGYRIYPEEFINRLQFIKRMQELGFSLSEIDKLLGVVDKDNDRCRDMYDFVVLKIDDVQKKIKDLKRIEQMLIQLKECCPDEKSLYECPIIEDLMDGENIGN; encoded by the coding sequence ATGAAATATCGCATAAGTGAACTTGCAGAAAGGTGTGGAGTCAATAAAGAAACCATAAGATACTACGAAAGGTTAGGTCTCCTTTCGGAACCTTTTCGTACAAAAGCAGGATACAGGATTTATCCAGAGGAGTTTATTAATCGGCTACAGTTTATTAAACGAATGCAAGAATTAGGTTTTTCTTTATCCGAGATCGACAAACTACTTGGAGTTGTTGATAAAGACAATGACCGTTGTAGGGATATGTATGATTTTGTTGTTCTAAAAATAGATGATGTACAAAAGAAAATTAAGGACTTAAAAAGAATCGAACAGATGCTTATTCAACTGAAAGAGTGTTGTCCTGACGAAAAATCTCTCTATGAATGTCCAATTATCGAAGACTTAATGGATGGAGAGAATATTGGTAATTAA
- the phnE gene encoding phosphonate ABC transporter, permease protein PhnE — protein MKLEEQKSAPSLLPAKTKARISVIFAAVIGFYILSTVKTGATIGDLLDGIPNMGRVIVKFFPPNFNVFVHIIEPLAVTIQMAIIATTVAAFLCIPLSLLAAQNVTSNKFVYTFVRSFLNILRTIPDLVLAVIFVGLFGIGVLPGILALIIFSLGILAKLISETIESVDMNPMEAMSASGANTLQKISFALIPQVLPQFVSFVLYVFEINIRASVVLGLVGAGGIGIVLSQQLKFYNYPNAMLIILVIFVLVVVIEYISTKIREAIV, from the coding sequence GTGAAGCTAGAGGAACAAAAATCCGCACCTTCACTCCTGCCTGCCAAAACAAAAGCCAGAATATCCGTCATATTTGCTGCAGTAATAGGTTTCTATATCCTTAGTACTGTCAAAACCGGAGCTACTATTGGAGATCTGTTGGATGGGATCCCGAATATGGGAAGAGTTATCGTAAAGTTCTTCCCGCCGAATTTCAACGTTTTTGTTCATATAATTGAACCACTGGCTGTTACCATTCAAATGGCTATTATTGCAACCACTGTTGCAGCCTTTCTTTGTATCCCTTTAAGTTTATTGGCTGCACAAAACGTAACATCTAATAAATTCGTTTACACGTTTGTTCGTTCCTTTTTAAATATTTTACGTACTATCCCTGATCTGGTACTTGCTGTTATTTTCGTAGGTTTATTTGGAATAGGTGTACTGCCTGGTATTCTAGCACTTATTATCTTTTCATTAGGTATTTTAGCTAAGCTGATCAGTGAAACGATTGAGTCCGTTGATATGAATCCGATGGAAGCGATGAGCGCATCAGGAGCAAACACATTGCAAAAGATCTCTTTTGCCCTGATACCACAAGTGTTGCCTCAATTTGTTTCTTTTGTACTTTATGTATTTGAAATCAATATTCGTGCCTCTGTTGTCTTAGGATTAGTAGGAGCAGGGGGAATTGGTATTGTACTGAGTCAACAGCTTAAGTTTTACAATTACCCGAACGCGATGTTAATTATACTTGTGATATTTGTTCTGGTCGTAGTTATTGAATACATCTCAACTAAAATCAGGGAGGCGATTGTATAA
- a CDS encoding ArsR/SmtB family transcription factor has protein sequence MSKKDTCEIYCYDEEKVNRIQNDLQTVEISGVAQLFKAIADENRAKIAYALCKDEELCVCDIAHIIGSTVPNASFHLRTLYKQGVVKYRKEGKLAFYSIDDDHIKQLIMIAIAHKKEVKINA, from the coding sequence ATGAGTAAGAAAGATACATGTGAGATTTATTGTTATGATGAAGAAAAGGTAAATCGAATACAAAATGATTTACAAACAGTTGAAATATCTGGTGTTGCTCAGTTGTTTAAAGCAATAGCTGATGAAAATAGGGCAAAGATTGCCTATGCCTTGTGTAAGGATGAAGAACTCTGCGTTTGTGATATAGCACATATTATAGGGAGTACCGTTCCAAATGCATCCTTCCACTTACGAACACTTTATAAGCAAGGAGTTGTAAAGTATAGAAAGGAAGGAAAACTTGCGTTTTATTCTATAGATGATGACCACATTAAACAATTAATTATGATTGCTATAGCTCATAAAAAAGAGGTGAAAATAAATGCCTAA
- the phnE gene encoding phosphonate ABC transporter, permease protein PhnE gives MELVLPPKKKRSGLKTLRNWGIFLFLTVMYIWTFTGIDIDWGRAFERMINNFQRVIPKLFNPEWASIGKVWTAMVETLYIAFAGSLMAAIIAIPLGFMAAQNMTKSKVLTTFGKWVLSGIRAFPDLILAILFVVAVGPNPFAGVLAIAIGSTGMLGKLYSEVLESIDMNIVEAMEASGANKVQILFHGVIPQIIPEFLSYAIYRFEIDVRASTILGIVGAGGIGTLIQFAQMNRNWEEMGLILLVIVVVVTIIDFLSASIRKRIV, from the coding sequence ATGGAACTAGTATTACCTCCCAAAAAGAAGAGATCTGGATTAAAAACGCTTAGGAATTGGGGGATTTTCCTCTTTCTTACGGTGATGTATATTTGGACTTTTACAGGAATCGATATTGACTGGGGACGCGCTTTTGAAAGAATGATTAATAACTTCCAACGAGTTATTCCTAAATTGTTCAATCCGGAATGGGCATCTATTGGGAAAGTGTGGACCGCAATGGTAGAAACATTATATATTGCGTTTGCAGGTTCCTTAATGGCAGCAATCATTGCTATTCCTTTAGGGTTTATGGCTGCTCAGAATATGACAAAGAGCAAAGTCCTTACTACATTTGGCAAATGGGTCCTTAGTGGTATTCGTGCATTTCCAGACTTGATCCTGGCTATCCTGTTTGTTGTAGCCGTAGGTCCGAATCCTTTTGCTGGTGTACTTGCAATTGCCATCGGTTCTACAGGAATGCTTGGGAAATTGTATTCTGAAGTATTGGAATCCATTGATATGAACATTGTCGAAGCAATGGAAGCAAGCGGGGCGAATAAAGTCCAAATCCTGTTTCATGGTGTGATACCGCAAATCATCCCTGAATTCTTATCCTATGCAATTTATCGTTTTGAGATTGATGTACGTGCTTCTACTATCCTTGGTATCGTTGGTGCTGGAGGTATCGGGACACTTATCCAATTTGCGCAGATGAATCGTAATTGGGAAGAGATGGGACTGATCCTTTTGGTTATCGTCGTGGTGGTTACCATCATTGACTTCCTTTCTGCATCAATCCGTAAAAGAATTGTATAA
- a CDS encoding MarR family winged helix-turn-helix transcriptional regulator: protein MAERHELDTSLKLFIVLSRAFRALNDKANQSIQSFKLNPTEFAVLELLYHKGEQPLQQIGGKILLASGSITYVVDKLENKGLLVRKACPKDRRVTYAQITDEGKQLLNEIFPKHEQHIHTLVDGLTQQEKEQAIQLIKKLGLNAQQKD from the coding sequence ATGGCAGAAAGACACGAGCTCGACACTTCACTCAAGTTATTTATTGTTCTTTCCAGAGCGTTTCGTGCATTGAATGACAAAGCAAACCAATCTATCCAAAGCTTTAAATTGAATCCAACCGAATTCGCAGTGCTAGAACTTCTCTACCACAAAGGGGAGCAACCATTACAGCAGATCGGCGGAAAAATATTATTGGCAAGCGGCAGCATCACATATGTAGTCGATAAATTGGAAAACAAAGGACTCCTTGTCCGGAAAGCTTGTCCAAAAGACAGAAGAGTAACCTACGCCCAAATAACGGACGAAGGAAAACAACTACTGAATGAAATATTCCCAAAACACGAACAGCACATCCACACCCTAGTGGACGGCCTCACCCAACAAGAAAAAGAACAAGCCATCCAACTCATCAAAAAACTCGGCCTAAACGCCCAACAAAAAGACTGA
- a CDS encoding putative iron-sulfur cluster-binding metallochaperone gives MADCCSNPKEIKKESVVEECPSCRRKAKSVKLITLKSMLKPSSLETLKAKENHFFCASEDCDVVYFDMLKKAYLISDLKVAVHQKDNSPTTPICYCFDWTKEKISEYVENGNANKPVEHIRQNIKENRCGCEVNNPQGSCCLGNVTAFIKGIS, from the coding sequence ATGGCAGATTGTTGTAGTAACCCTAAAGAAATAAAAAAGGAAAGCGTTGTTGAGGAATGCCCATCTTGTCGAAGGAAGGCTAAAAGTGTAAAGCTGATCACACTAAAATCCATGCTGAAACCATCTTCGTTAGAGACGCTGAAAGCTAAAGAAAATCACTTTTTTTGTGCAAGTGAAGACTGTGATGTTGTTTATTTTGATATGCTAAAAAAAGCATATCTTATATCCGACTTAAAAGTTGCTGTTCATCAAAAAGACAATTCCCCAACTACGCCGATTTGTTATTGTTTTGATTGGACTAAAGAAAAAATTAGTGAATATGTCGAAAATGGAAATGCTAATAAACCCGTTGAGCATATTCGTCAAAATATTAAAGAAAATCGGTGTGGGTGTGAAGTGAACAATCCACAAGGCAGTTGTTGTTTAGGTAACGTAACAGCTTTTATCAAAGGAATATCATAA
- the phnD gene encoding phosphate/phosphite/phosphonate ABC transporter substrate-binding protein, with amino-acid sequence MKKFLTIFLVAILAISLAACGSNNSSGENTNNNSGSDSATGGEQITPEKIVMGFVPSQESDTIADTVEPLADRLGEELGVEVEGRVMTDYTALIEAMGSNEVHVGFIPAFGYVLANEQYGAEVILKSIRYGSGTYKAQYIVRADSGIESLADLEGKIWAYPDAASTSGFLFPASQLMDEFDIASAQDLQTSFFSDTLQSGGHDTAAIAVYEGDADVATTFDDVRTGLEEEYPDIMEKTKILGYTDEIPNDTISVTKELDDELVQKIKDTFLSFNEDEDMIKIMNEVYSWDEISEATDEEYKVVKETYEKFKDSISF; translated from the coding sequence ATGAAAAAGTTTTTAACAATCTTTTTGGTTGCAATCCTTGCAATCAGCCTTGCTGCATGTGGCAGTAACAACTCTAGCGGAGAGAACACAAACAACAATTCAGGTTCAGACTCTGCAACTGGCGGAGAGCAAATAACTCCAGAAAAAATCGTAATGGGATTTGTACCATCTCAAGAATCCGATACAATTGCTGACACTGTAGAGCCATTGGCTGATCGTTTAGGAGAAGAGCTTGGAGTTGAAGTGGAAGGTCGTGTAATGACTGACTATACTGCTCTAATTGAAGCTATGGGTTCAAATGAAGTTCATGTTGGTTTCATTCCTGCATTTGGTTATGTTTTAGCTAATGAGCAATATGGTGCAGAAGTAATCTTGAAGTCTATCAGATATGGCAGTGGTACATACAAGGCTCAGTACATCGTAAGAGCAGATTCTGGAATTGAATCACTTGCTGATCTTGAAGGTAAAATTTGGGCATACCCTGATGCTGCTTCTACATCTGGATTCCTATTCCCAGCATCTCAATTAATGGACGAGTTTGACATTGCAAGTGCACAAGATTTACAAACTAGCTTTTTCTCTGACACTCTTCAATCCGGTGGACATGATACAGCTGCAATCGCAGTATACGAAGGTGATGCTGATGTAGCAACTACTTTCGATGATGTTCGTACAGGTTTAGAAGAAGAATACCCAGACATTATGGAAAAAACAAAGATCCTTGGTTACACAGATGAAATCCCTAACGATACAATCTCTGTAACAAAAGAATTAGATGATGAATTAGTACAAAAAATTAAAGATACATTCCTTTCTTTCAATGAAGATGAAGATATGATCAAAATCATGAACGAAGTTTACAGCTGGGACGAAATCAGTGAAGCTACTGATGAAGAATACAAAGTTGTAAAAGAAACTTATGAGAAATTCAAGGATTCTATTTCTTTCTAA